A DNA window from Hordeum vulgare subsp. vulgare chromosome 1H, MorexV3_pseudomolecules_assembly, whole genome shotgun sequence contains the following coding sequences:
- the LOC123405594 gene encoding epsin-3 translates to MAALFSTKLGRQASGYLQDKYKQARLALGDVTPAELAVQEATNDDACVPDAKTLTSIAEAAFDIDDYWRIANVLHRRLGCVHDWKEWRPVYKALVVLEFLLTHGPEELPGDFLPDMQALRDLRGFTYTDDKGFDWGASMQRRADSVVGLLTDADRLKDARHRVRSFSHDGGSPTSSVASSASSRASRGTWSFASSSPHYSDSPTFVCLCGPSVDYRHDKKFDAYTADDKRDLVHDEEVDDYPTPHSQGSWLEESTTLSGSPVSCCSTRSAGGGRRASGFNSLSQPERRNSSKKLQRQLSLHY, encoded by the exons ATGGCCGCATTGTTCTCGACGAAGCTAGGGCGTCAGGCGTCCGGGTACCTGCAGGACAAGTACAAGCAGGCGAGGCTCGCCCTCGGCGACGTCACGCCGGCAGAGCT GGCTGTGCAGGAGGCGACCAACGACGACGCGTGCGTCCCGGACGCCAAGACGCTGACGTCCATCGCGGAGGCCGCCTTCGACATCGACGACTACTGGCGGATCGCCAACGtgctccaccgccgcctcggCTGCGTCCACGACTGGAAGGAGTGGCGGCCCGTGTACAAGGCGCTCGTCGTCCTCGAGTTCCTCCTCACCCACGGCCCCGAGGAGCTCCCCGGGGACTTCCTCCCGGACATGCAGGCCCTGCGCGACCTCCGCGGCTTCACCTACACCGACGACAAGGGCTTCGACTGGGGCGCCTCCATGCAGCGCCGGGCCGACAGCGTCGTTGGCCTCCTCACCGACGCCGACCGGCTCAAGGACGCGCGCCACAGGGTCCGCTCCTTCTCCCACGACGGCGGCAGCCCGACCTCCTCCGTCGCCTCCTCGGCCTCCTCGCGGGCCTCCCGCGGCACCTGGTCCTTTGCGTCATCCTCGCCGCACTACTCCGATAGCCCCACCTTCGTCTGCCTCTGCGGCCCCAGCGTCGACTACCGCCATGACAAGAAGTTCGACGCTTACACCGCCGACGACAAGCGTGATCTCGTCCACGACGAGGAGGTTGACGACTACCCGACCCCGCACAGCCAAGGAAGCTGGCTCGAGGAATCGACCACCTTGTCCGGCTCCCCGGTCAGCTGCTGCAGCACCAGAAGCGCCGGCGGTGGCAGGAGGGCGTCCGGCTTCAATAGCTTGTCTCAGCCTGAGAGAAGGAACAGCAGCAAGAAGCTCCAGCGCCAGCTTTCCTTGCACTATTAA